CATGGTATGTAAGCTATAGAACATATACCGTGAATAAATAATACTTATTTGATACATGTATTATTGTAATTTTGGTCTTTTAAAATCTTACATACACAATACACAGCTAATTCAGATATGGAATTTTATGTCTCTGTCTGACTGTTTCATTCAGGAACATTCAATTGACCAACTCCAGAATGCAAAAATTCCCCGGAGGAGGAATATCCTCTTTTAAAAACCTTGGGTAACATTAAAAGTGGGGGATAATGCAGAAAAGCCATGGCTGGGTGATTAGAGTCCCcatcttctaaaaatgaaaagaaaaacctCGTCTAACTTTCTCCAGCGGCTTTCTTATTCCTATTACACTGAATTGCTTTGTGAGTTATTTCTTATcattttttttgggaggggggaatcAGCATGAGTTTCTTGTTACTTTTTCACACACCTAAATTCACATTCTTTCCCCTCATTACAAGAATGAAGACTGAAATGACCCACTTCTCAGAAATGAAGTTAGGGAACTTTGCTCtccaagggaggggagggggacaagaCCACATAAGCATCTTCCCATCAATCTCTCGCCAAGTAATTTGCTATTCTTCTATTTCGTCTGTTTAATTATAATCCATCTATCTTGGATCCTGTTTACGTTTTATAAACTCTAGTTGTATTTATTGTCTTTTATGTTCACACACAAATCAGCACTGGACCATTAGACCTGCTCCCCTTTGTTCCATAACCCACATTGTTGCTGCAATATTTATTACTGAAGTATTAAACATTCATAATAGGATCTGATAATATAATCGCGGCCAATCCCCTTAAAACCTTCCCAGTTTGTTCAGCACGAAAGATTAAGTATTATTAGTCTGGATTAATAGAAGAAACAAGAGGATAAAGCGTTCTGGAGGCATCCATTATTACAATCTTACGTTGGGTTTTCTCGTGGTAGCTGGGTTTAATACTAGAAAaatagctggggggaggagggaatagaAAGGCACCTGGCAAAGAAATATACAACAGGTTAAACCTCGCAAATCCCATGTTTCGTCCAAAGCCAGATattcttttctaatatttttaaagtgatgaTCAATCACATGTATAGTTTGTATACCCTGATTTTGAAGCAAGCGGACCAATTATTACTTAccccgctcacacacacacatacaaatacacaGAAAGGGAATGGATTACACACGCGTTACAGTGAAGTCGAGGTCTTTCTTTCACCTAATATCCCAGCGGACAACAACATTAAAAGCGTttgaagaattaaaaataaagcccAAGAAGGTTTACCAGGGAAGGCTAAACTATTAGACCGACCAGTCCTGTTAGTCTGTTAGAAATCTATGGGcaatggggagggaaggaagaatatTCTACTATTGAGATCAGAgatcctttccccctccttcattCCATTTTCCTTTTGATGGTGCtggtgtttatatattttttccatctAGCTCCCACCTAATAAAGGAGCCGTCTCATTCCTTAGCCCCCAAGGCATGCAAGCAAAGAATGAAACACTTCAGTGAGATCACATCCACTGGCCGGTTTTATTTTATGATATTTTACTTTCAAACTGTTCCCAGTcgagttttatatatatatatatatatgtatgtataaaaatctcagggatatatatatatatccctgagATTTTTGAAGGCAGTTAGAATACAACGTCATGTCTAAGCCCAGCTCTTTGTGTCGGCCAAATATTGAGTTCCCATTCCCCTTATTTAGTCCTTTCCTTTATTACAGTCAGTGGGTGTCACCCATTGCCTTTAAAGATTTCTGTTTCTGTCCCAgaagcagccaatgggagctgcctcttcccttcccaaAGCCAGGAGGGACTAGCAGATAGGACTGGCTGAGGAACACGTGACCGGGCCAGATTTATTGAGAGCTATTTGCAGGTCACGTGGCCCGGAGGATTTCTTAATGAACGGGACCCATCTCTGCGCATGCTCCTGCGTAAACAATATGTGGGGGAAATTAGGTGTCTCTGGTTGGGAAGTCGAGTTTTAAAAAGCGCAGGCAGACCATGATATGACGACTTCACTGATCCTGCATCCACGCTGGGCGGATACCTTTATGTACGTGTATGAGGAAAACCCGAATGAAAATAACCAGAATAAAACCCCAGCCATGGAGGCGCTAAGTGGGAACTGCCCAGCGAGCCACTGCAGGGATATAATAACTTTGGGTCGCCATTCCAGCACCATTGGGACTCACCAGGGTTCTGTCTACACGGATATACCCGCTCCGGAAGCTGCCAGGCAGTGCCCTCCGCCACCAGCTTCTTCCAACGCCACGCTGGGCTACGGCTACCCCTTTGGAGGCAGCTATTATGGGTGCAGATTGTCTCATTCCCACAACGTGAACTTACAACAAAAACCTTGTTCCTACCACCCGGCAGAAAAGTACCCCGAACCCAGCAGTTCCATCCCCAGCGAAGAACTACCTTCAAGGGCCAAAGAGTTTGCTTTTTACCCCAGCTTTGCCAGCTCCTACCAGGCGGTCCCTGGTTACTTGGACGTGTCAGTTGTGCCAGGTATTAGTGGCCACCCCGAGCCGAGGCATGACGCTTTGCTTCCCATGGAAGGATACCAGCACTGGGCTCTTTCCAATGGTTGGGATGGGCAGGTCTATTGCTCCAAAGAGCAGTCACAGTCTACCCATCTCTGGAAGTCACCTTTCCCAGGTAGGGTATTCTGAGCTCCAGCATGCTTGTCTGCTTACTAACCGCCAGGTAAAAATCGCTTTGGAATGCCTTCTGTGCAGTACTATGTGTATGAACACGTACGGGTAAGAAGGTGAAGCAATCATGCTTAGATCAAAATACATACCGTGAGCTTGAGGTTGCTTTAAAAGTAAGTGTGtcagtttcctttcctttttttttgtctCCCCTGCGTCGCCCCACCCAGCTGGGTCTGCCTCTgttcttttatgtttttaaaattttctttttatcTTCCACCCAAGTTTCCGAACGCAGGCAGCGTAAAAGTGCCGGCTCACCTCCTAATCTTTCCCTAGAAATGTTAGATGGCTTGTAATGGTACAGTAAATCATGCTGCAATTACAGAAATTGGTGTCAAGTGACAAATGAATCTTGTTAGGGGAATGGGGtgagacaaacaaaaaacagagcaatgattccccttTCCTCTAGTTAGAAGTCTTGTATGAGTTACAGCGTGCAAAGCAACCGGAAAGCTTGTGAGTTTGGGAGAATCTCCTCCGCCTTGCTCTCTTGCTGCTTAGGAAATAAATATCACCGCCTCTTACAGGGCTCCTTCCTCGCAATTAATATCAAGGCCTGGCGATCTGAATGAATGCACTGCAGTAAAGCAGAACTGAAGATTTTGTGTCCCACACCTAAAGAGCATTCATCTTGGAAATGTATGGGTACCTGAACCCGGCTTTATTTCTCAGCAATGGTAACAGAGAGGCCAGATAGGCAGCCAGAAAATAAAGTAGAATGATGTGGcataatgcaggtttttttttaaccggGTTGAATGAAGGAAGAAGGAGGGGGAATCTCCGAAATCCCCTTTAGAGATCGTTGGG
The genomic region above belongs to Malaclemys terrapin pileata isolate rMalTer1 chromosome 23, rMalTer1.hap1, whole genome shotgun sequence and contains:
- the HOXC13 gene encoding homeobox protein Hox-C13: MTTSLILHPRWADTFMYVYEENPNENNQNKTPAMEALSGNCPASHCRDIITLGRHSSTIGTHQGSVYTDIPAPEAARQCPPPPASSNATLGYGYPFGGSYYGCRLSHSHNVNLQQKPCSYHPAEKYPEPSSSIPSEELPSRAKEFAFYPSFASSYQAVPGYLDVSVVPGISGHPEPRHDALLPMEGYQHWALSNGWDGQVYCSKEQSQSTHLWKSPFPDVVPLQPEVSSYRRGRKKRVPYTKIQLKELEKEYAASKFITKEKRRRISATTNLSERQVTIWFQNRRVKEKKVVSKSKTPHLHAT